The Arachis hypogaea cultivar Tifrunner chromosome 14, arahy.Tifrunner.gnm2.J5K5, whole genome shotgun sequence DNA window AGCTGGGATCACATCAACAAAGCCAACTTCTTCAGCTATTAGAGCCAACCTTGCTGCTTTTGCAATGATTCTCCCATCATAGTAAGCCTCATTTGTTGTTATGCCAAGAGAACCTAGGGCAGCAACATCTTTGGAAAGAGCTGATTTGATTTCATCAAGGAAACGTTGGTTGACACCTCTGATAGAGTGCCAAGTTACAGGAATATGATCTGCTTTCAATGACCATGAAtctccaacaacaccaacaagGTTACCATCAATGCTCCTATATTTAAGATCTTCAAGAACAGTAATGTTACCCTTATCCTTGGATAAAAGTTGAAGATGGAGAGGGTGTGCTAACATTAACAAATCAccaaaccctctcttctcccactTATATTCAACACAATACAGCTTAGTAAACGAAGCATCACCAGATACAGGGTAGCAAGTGCTGTACCTGTCAAGAACATGCTCAAGTTGTGAACTTGAATTTGGCAACAATGCTATCCTTACTACCAGAGGAACCCCGCCTCCATCATTACCAGCAGAAGTAATAGCCTTGGAGAAAGAAACAATGTCATTGCTGTAACTAAACTTGATTGGTAAAGAAGCGTATAGAAGCCATGTCTGATCATTGTCAAGCTTAAGTGTATACTTAGTGAATGTATCATTTGAAGTAAAGGAAGAAAATTTGTGCACAGTGGCTATGGAAATTAATGATGTGTGATGGGAGACAGAGAAAGTGACATAAGGGCTTCCCCTAACAAGGAAGAAGGTAAGATCAGAAGGAGTATCCAAAGTGACACTAAGATCAGTGAAGGAAGATATGACATGAGGATGAGAATGAGAACcttgttgagtttgttgagttgAGGTAGAGATGGTGAGATCAGCTTTGAATACCTGGTATATGTAACGATAATCAGCACGGCGAGATGGATAGCAGAGAGAAACAGAGGAAGCTGATGATTTGATGAGGTAAGGGTGAATGTACACTGGGTTGTTGCCATCTGCTTCAACAAAGTTGTGGAAGAAAGAATGTGTGGGTAAAGGCGATGAAAGAAGGTCTGAAGAGAAGAATTTGGGAGGGTCACGTTGATCATCCGTTGACGGGAACAGAAAGGGTTCATCTTTTTCTCCTGTGAAGGCCATTTTGATAGGAAGAACTTGTTAACTTGAGTGGCCCACAAATGtcttttctaattatttataGGATTTTACCGTTGTGTGCTGTGCCCtaagcatgcatatatatatatatatatatatatatatatatatatatatatatatatatatagggttgTTTACCCAACGTTCTCGAATTAtttaaatgctaataaaaatgtACTTGAATATTACcatcaataaaaatatcttcaaataatttaaaaatgcgaTAAAAAATGttcaacaataaatatatatttttaaaattatatcttagagattaaattttgatgtaattttttgcacgtataattataaaaatgagatattattatctttaaaatttggtgattttttattaagcatatattttttttgggCTATGCTAAGTGTAAATCAAaatcagccaccagtataaaatacatactagaatacaaatatacattaaaaataaattaaatcacacatgtatttatgcacaaatacattggtgactgattttagtggctgattttggtgtacaaatagcatttctcatattttttgtaatttttttgttaataactaataattcttttaaaaaattacaaacaaatatatacttaacaaaaaataccaaattttaaaaataataatatcttatttttctaattatgttTATAACCAAatcgcatcaaaattcaatctctaatgtattttttgagaaatacatatttaatgttagttttttgcaagattatttaaaattaaatatgtattcctcaaaaaatatattagagattgaattttgatgtgattttttgcaagaataattagaaaaataagatatttggtaatttttcgttaagtatatatattttttgtaatttttttgttaacaaccaataatacttttaaaaaatcacaaaaaatatatacttagcaaaaaagtcaccaaattttaagaataataatatcacatttttctaatcatgcttgcaaaaaattgcatcaaaattcaatatctaaggtattttttgaaaatacatatttaCTGTTGGACATTTTTGtcgcgtttttaaattatttgaagacatttttgtcgatagtaaaattctGATGCATTTTTTTCAGTGTTTAAATAATTCGGGACCGTTTTTTGTggttaaccatatatatatatgctaaatACCATTTTTACTCTGGCATTTTTTCTGTGAGACATAGCGCACTCTAATCATTCTTAAATCCCATCCAAGCTCTCATCTACTAAAAAGAATAGACAAAACGATCCCTGCAACCAAATAGCAAACGATTACTAGTGTGATGTGTCAGTTTCTTAGGTTGGAAAGACTAAAAACCCCCTCTTAAcatctttcttgtttttttttttaatcatcctcctcttctcctccattttcttcctcttcttgtgtgTGTTGAACAATCCTCTTCTAGTTCTCTAAATTCTACTAGTATATAAGTAACTGCTATATAGATTCACTGAAAAAGTTACTGCTTATAGGATTTCAAATGGTGCAAAATTCGAAACCAAAATTTCCAaccaaataataacaacaacaacaacaataaaaacaaCAAGAGGAAGGCACAAACTCCAGAGACCAAGTTCCAATTCGAGCTCAACTCATGCTCCAAATCCAAGGACCTAAGCGCTGCCATCTTTGTATACGACGACGCCATTTCGACCAACACTCGTATCAATTAAGACCACTTCAATGCCTTACTCTACCTTTGTTCTAATTCCGTCAACAACGCCTCGCTCAAAGACACTGTGTTGCACCACAAATTCTACATTTTCGATCACATGACCAGTCTCGGAATAAATCCCAATGAAGCCACCCTCACCGCAGTTACCATACTTACCGCTACAAAAAGCAATGCCAACCGTGCATTTGAGCTTGCAAAGGCCGTTTAGAATTATGGATTTGTCCTTGAGGATTTTTGACCTTGCTTTGTTTGGATTATGCAAGCTTGGAAATTTCGATAAGGCTTATGAGGTGGAAGAACATGTAAATGGTTCTAGTGTGACGCTCGAGGAACCATAACTCATGGCGCTGCTGAAGGTGAGTGCGAAAAACATAAGTGCAAAGAACAAAAATACAGATAAGGTGTCTGAATATTTGCATAAGCTAAGGAGCTTAGTAAGATGTGTTGGTAAATAATGGCATATGTGATTGAAGAGTGGTTTCACATTGGAAAGGATTCTGAGATTGGTTTGGAGAACTTAGGGCATGTGAAAGAAGGGATTTTGCAAAATGGGGGAGGGTGGCATGGTCAAAGGTGGGTTGGGAAAGGGGATTGGCATGGTCAAAGGTGTGCACGTAATTGCTATCGGGAATGTTCGTGGCAATTTTGGGGTTGATCTAATGGAAGGTGGTTTAGggcaagaaggagaagaggaggaagagagaactACAGTGGTAGTGGTAAAGGTGAAACTcaatgatgatggtgatggaGATAGAGATGGAGATGGAGATgcgaagagaaaagagaagaagaagaggaagaaaatggaggagaagaggaagaggatgaagaagaagaggaagatgttaAGAGGGAGTTTTTAGTCTCTCCAACCAACGGAACTGACACCTGACACTAGTAACCGTTTGCTATCCGATTACAGGGGCGTTttgtttataaatattaaatcggTACCCAAAAGATTCTGACACTGAAAAAATGATActtgacttttgttattgacaaaatagtccctgaaaaattttaaaatttgatatgcGTGTTTTCGAGTTCGCCGGAACACATTTTCGGCTAGCACGAATATGATGTGGCCACCATGATTTGATGACCTAGCAAACCATCCAACCCTAATTTCCCCCCAACTCTATTGAGAATCTTATATTATATAGTTAGTtatataacttttaatttatgaaaagttataatattaatgtttgatacaatttttaaaattaatttataattttttaaaaaattatttaagtatttatgaaaaagttaaaataaaaaaagtgactttttttataataaaaagtttttttatcatttttttaaataaaaatttttaaaataaaaaaatcaaatataaaataatttatttataaactacgtTTAATATAAGTTCTTATGTTTTAATACGGTGATATAAGCCTATATGAATAAAATTGATGTACAAGTTTGGGACTCAAACAGAGGTGGATCGATATTGAGTTATCCTGTTCAACTAAGACTTAACATTATCATCTAAAGACAAGTGAAATTTATGATGACCATCTTCATCATCTTGGATACTTCTATTGTATGCATATTATGTAGAACTAGAATATTACTGTGAAGCTGTGAATGCATATTATGCAGCAGCATGGTATGGGGTACGGTGGCATTTAAATGAGGATCATAGAGATAGCGGAATATGGTTTGTTCCTCATGAGTTTAAAATGTAGGCTTGGAATAATTCATCTTCTACCATTGTTACCGATTTCTGAAGTCTTGTTTGCTAATCTTGGTTTTGTGAAGGAGGTTGTGGAGTGGACTAGTTATGATGTTTGGGAAGGAAGGAAGGCATTTTGTGTATGCATTAGAAGGTGTTTTTGTCAATGAAGttgcattgaagaagacaagaaaCCTAAGTGTTTTTTTATAGATAGATGTCTCTTGTTACTTTCAATCATAATTTATAAAATCTGTTTTATGGTAAATCTTCTGGTTTTTGATAAAGcataaacaataataaataatataatacaaaacAAATGGTATTCTTTAgtaataacaattataataaaaatttaacatattttgaaatttattaaaaatttaatatatttaattaatttattatctaacaattattaattattatttttgtataaaaataaatttatatgagtaattattatttaagaatgagtttaattttaatatattgataatgtaaaatattttatacaatcaatcaattacatctatttttttaaattattattcatataattaatataaaaaataattacttttactaATACAGAATTACATAATTGAAgatacgtataaaattattttatataactttattagaagttacaaaaaatattttattaaaagttacGAAAAATATAACTTTTTCATATTTCCAATGTGTTGAATATATTAATAGCACTTCCATTTTGAATTTTAGTTCATTGGATAGTGTACTGTTCTACTACATGATTCAATTGATCTTTAATTAGAAAAAAGGCTGCAAACTTTAACATCATCTTTTATGTTCAACTATGCAACAATATTATGTATCTCAATAGGATAATAACAGAATAATAAGTCAGTGCTCATCAAGAACCATACATTCAATATTCACCACTCTCAATCACCATAACCTAAACCTTAAAATATTGGGGCAGCACATCTCAACAacataaaagaaaacaaatattTTATCCAAATGTTAAACCAGAAAATAGATAATCCAAAAGTGAAAAGCCTCATCACAATGTATTAACCATAAACATTGAAATCATTGTCAATTCTCAACAGCTGTAACGACAAAAGCAACATTGTTTCTCATGACAGGATCCCATTTTTCTATAATCATGCCTGCTGTGAATCCACCACAAGAGATTGCTCATTGTGTTGCCAACATCAAAACCCTTTAAGCCTCTAATCTTCTTCAATGCAACTTCATTGTTATAAATTCCTTCAAGTGCGTACACAAACCCCATCCACATGTCTAATACACTGTATTCAGATGGTGTCGACTTCACAAGGTCCTTGACAAAATCAACATTGTTGAATAAGAACTCAGTAATTGGCAATAAGGGTAAAACATGAAGGCCAATCTTAATCTCCCTCTCAGTATAACAATTGCGCATTTTATCCAGTCTACTGTTAGCAGAAAGATAACCAACCAACTTATTTTCTTGTGCAAAATCATCTTCATAGAGATTATCACCCTCTTTCACATGCCACCATATCTTAGCAGCATGAATCTCCAACGATGCAAGAGTTGATCCAATGGAAGCAAGATGGATGTCACCATAAGCTAGGCCCATCAACGCAGCAGAATAGTAAATATTTACAGCTTCACTGGTGCTGTCTTGTTCCCCTCCTGAAGCCCAAGAGTGCAATTTGTACAGATCAAAACACCTTAGACGTGTATATTTTGAGTTTGATCCTCTTGCCAAGTTCATAAAATTTGCCATAAGTGAGTAGGCTTTAGGCTTATATTTCATTCCCCAAGCTGGATCAATCTTTGCAAGCACTGCAATTCCATAAAGGAAGTACCCAGCACTGTATGCGTCAATACTAATCTTTCCCAGTTTTGCATCATATCGAAAACTGTAACCATCAGAAGTTCCATCCAACCATGGCTGAATGGTTTCATGCAAGAACATCTTCAGAGTTGGGATCACATCAATAAAGCCAACTTCTTCAGCTATTATAGCCAACCTTGCTGCTCTTGCAATGATTCTCCCATTACGGTAAACATCTTCTGTTAGATAAACCGTACCTAGAGTAACAACATCTTTGGAAAGAGCTGATTTGATTTCATCAAAAAAATGTTGGTTAACACCTCTGATAGAGTACCAAGTCACAGGAACATGATCTGCTTCTAACAACCATGAATTTCCAATAACACCAACAAGTTCCCCATCAATGCTACTATACTTACAATTTTTAAGGATAGTCACATTACCCTCACCTTTAGACAGAAGTTGAAGATGGAGAGGGTGTGCTAACATTAACAAATCAccaaaccctctcttctcccactTATATTCAACACAAAATGTCTTAGTGAAGAAAGCATCACCAGATACAGGGTAACAAGTGCTGTACCGGTCAAGAATATCCTCATTTGCTGAACTTGAATTTGGCAACAATGCTATCCTCACTATCACATTAACCCCATCTCCATCGTCAGTATCAGAAGGAACAGCCTTAGAGAAAGTAATCACGCCATCGCTGTAACTAAACTTGATCGGTGAAGAAGCGTATATAAGCCATGTCTGATCATTGTCAAGTTTAAGTGTATACTTGGTGAATGAATCATTTGAAGTAAAGGAAGAAACTTTGTGCACAGTGGATATGGAAAGTGGTGGTGTGTGATGGGAGACAGAGAGAGTAACAAAAGGGCATCCCCTAACAAGGAAGAAAGTAAGATGAGAAGAAGGAATATCCAAAGTGACACTGAGATCACTGAAGGAAGATATGACATGACAATGAGATTGAGAACCTTGTTGGGTTTGTTGAGTTGAGGGAGAGATAGTGATATCAGCTTTGAATACCTGGT harbors:
- the LOC112744713 gene encoding glucan endo-1,3-beta-D-glucosidase-like, with the translated sequence MAFPGEKDEPFLFPSTSYHRDPPEYLSSDLLSSPLPTHSFFQPFVGDSGLPVYIHPYAVESSASSISLCYPSRRVHSRFIDQVFKADITISPSTQQTQQGSQSHCHVISSFSDLSVTLDIPSSHLTFFLVRGCPFVTLSVSHHTPPLSISTVHKVSSFTSNDSFTKYTLKLDNDQTWLIYASSPIKFSYSDGVITFSKAVPSDTDDGDGVNVIVRIALLPNSSSANEDILDRYSTCYPVSGDAFFTKTFCVEYKWEKRGFGDLLMLAHPLHLQLLSKGEGNVTILKNCKYSSIDGELVGVIGNSWLLEADHVPVTWYSIRGVNQHFFDEIKSALSKDVVTLGTVYLTEDVYRNGRIIARAARLAIIAEEVGFIDVIPTLKMFLHETIQPWLDGTSDGYSFRYDAKLGKISIDAYSAGYFLYGIAVLAKIDPAWGMKYKPKAYSLMANFMNLARGSNSKYTRLRCFDLYKLHSWASGGEQDSTSEAVNIYYSAALMGLAYGDIHLASIGSTLASLEIHAAKIWWHVKEGDNLYEDDFAQENKLVGYLSANSRLDKMRNCYTEREIKIGLHVLPLLPITEFLFNNVDFVKDLVKSTPSEYSVLDMWMGFVYALEGIYNNEVALKKIRGLKGFDVGNTMSNLLWWIHSRHDYRKMGSCHEKQCCFCRYSC
- the LOC112744712 gene encoding glucan endo-1,3-beta-D-glucosidase-like, with the protein product MAFTGEKDEPFLFPSTDDQRDPPKFFSSDLLSSPLPTHSFFHNFVEADGNNPVYIHPYLIKSSASSVSLCYPSRRADYRYIYQVFKADLTISTSTQQTQQGSHSHPHVISSFTDLSVTLDTPSDLTFFLVRGSPYVTFSVSHHTSLISIATVHKFSSFTSNDTFTKYTLKLDNDQTWLLYASLPIKFSYSNDIVSFSKAITSAGNDGGGVPLVVRIALLPNSSSQLEHVLDRYSTCYPVSGDASFTKLYCVEYKWEKRGFGDLLMLAHPLHLQLLSKDKGNITVLEDLKYRSIDGNLVGVVGDSWSLKADHIPVTWHSIRGVNQRFLDEIKSALSKDVAALGSLGITTNEAYYDGRIIAKAARLALIAEEVGFVDVIPAVKEFLHEMIQQWLDGTSMEKIDPAWGMKYKPKAYSLMANFMNLGRESNSKYTRLRCFDLYKLHSWTTYLSNHCDDVGMQQNSTSEANHCDDVGIQQDSTSEAVNIYYSAALMGLAYGDIHLASIGSTLASLEIHAAKMWWHVKEGDNLYGDYFAEENKLVGSLLANHRLCKMRNCYTEREIKIGLHVLPLLPITEFLFSNVDFVKDLVKSTPSEYNEGDTWMGFVYALEGIYNNQVALKKIRSLKDFDAGNTMSNLLWWIHSRHDYRKMGSCHEKQCCFCRYSC